In Microbacterium sp. ABRD28, the genomic stretch GCTTCGCCGTCGGCGACGATCAAGCAATGGAACGCAGAAACGGTTTGCGCCTGGATACTGCGCAGCTGGCGCCGGAAGAGTTCTGGATCTGGCCGGTAGGCCGCCAGGACGACATACCCCTCACCGCCCGCCCAGTCAGTCTCGAAGATAGTCACGAAGGGAATCCCTCCACGGGCGCGGCGTAAAACCCGTCGACTCGATCTTGGTCAGATCGAGAACGCTCCTCGGAGGGCGCGGCGCCACCGGGCCGCTCGCGCCACGGAAATATGTCAGCGTGTCAACGTCCTGCACGTCCTTTCGGCTCCGGCCGCAGGCAGCGTAGACGTCGCGCGCTATATCTGCCCATGACACCGCGTCGCCCGCACCGGTGACGTTGTAGATGCCAGGCTTCGCCTGGGAATCGAGCAAATGCGCAATCGCCCGGGCCAGGTCGTCCGTAAAGGTGAGACGACCGATTTGGTCGGAGACGACGCGAGGTTGCACGCCGCGCGCTGCAAGCGACTGCATCGTCCGAACGAAATTAGAGCCCTCGCCGATTACCCACGAGGTGCGCAAGACGTAGTGCCGATCGACAGTGGAGACAATCGCATCTGCGGCGGCCTTCGTCTGGCCGTAAACACCGAGTGGGCTCACCGGGTCGTTCTCTGTGTATGGCCGTGCTTTGGCGCCGTCGAAGACATAGTCGCTTGAGATATGCACCAGAGTGAGGCCGTTCTCGCGAGCGAGTCTGGAGAGGACTGTGGTGCCTGCGACGTTGACCGCCCATGCCGTTCGGCGCCCTTCGTCCGTCTCTGCGCGGTCCACGGCGGTGTAAGCTGCCGCGTTCACGACGGCGCCGTAGTCGCGCCAGTGTCGCCGCGCCGTGCTCGCCGGATCGGTGAGATCGAACTCGGCACGACCGGCGAATTCCACCTCGGGCATCCCCTCGTAGAGCTTTCGCAGCGCGCGTCCCACCTG encodes the following:
- the rfbD gene encoding dTDP-4-dehydrorhamnose reductase, which produces MSTSIPGLMLFELPVHGDNRGWFKENWQREKMAAAGLPDFGPVQNNISLNRAVGTTRGIHAEPWDKWVSVASGRIFGAWVDLRRGPTFGRVFTAEVDPSRAVFVPRGVGNAFQTLMPDTAYTYLVNDHWSPDGEYAFVNLADPQLSIPWPIPLDRAELSEKDRSHPPLIHASHVTPRKILVVGADGQVGRALRKLYEGMPEVEFAGRAEFDLTDPASTARRHWRDYGAVVNAAAYTAVDRAETDEGRRTAWAVNVAGTTVLSRLARENGLTLVHISSDYVFDGAKARPYTENDPVSPLGVYGQTKAAADAIVSTVDRHYVLRTSWVIGEGSNFVRTMQSLAARGVQPRVVSDQIGRLTFTDDLARAIAHLLDSQAKPGIYNVTGAGDAVSWADIARDVYAACGRSRKDVQDVDTLTYFRGASGPVAPRPPRSVLDLTKIESTGFTPRPWRDSLRDYLRD